Genomic DNA from Pigmentiphaga litoralis:
CCGCAGCTCCCATACGCAAACCGCCCTGGTGGTGGATGAGTATGGCGACGTGCAGGGCCTCGTTACCCTTCGTGACGTTTTGGAGGCTATCGTTGGCGAATTCCATACAAACACCACCGAACCGGAAGAATCGTCGGCGATCCAGCGCGCGGATGGGTCCTGGCTGCTGGACGGCCTGCTCGACGTAGGCGAACTCGAAGACCGCCTGGATATCAGCGACCTGCCGGAAGGCGAGTCGGAGTCGTATCACACGCTCTCGGGCATGATCATGCTGATGCTGGGCCGCATTCCGGTCACGGGCGACATCGTGACGCTGGCCGAATGGTCGTTCGAAGTGGTGGACATGGACGGCAAGCGGATCGACAAGGTCCTGGCGACCCGGCTGCCCGATCCGGTCGACCCCGAAGACGAAACCGGCTGAGTGGCGGTTGCCGTGCGCAGGCACAGGCACAGGCGCAGGCATGCCGCCTGCTGGTTTACCCGCACTCGCGCGATCCGTCCCGAATTGAACTTTCGTGATCTTTCAGGCTCTTTTATCTATGACTGACACTCTCGGCAAACTCATCCGTATCACCCTCGTGGCCGCCATCGCGCTCGCGGGGCTGTTCATGGCCCTCGTCTTCGTCGCCTCGGCGGCGATCGCAGTGGGGGTGATGTTCCTGATCGCCAAGGTTCGCGGCAAGCCATTCATGGCGGCGGACCTGTTCACCACGCTGTCGCGCGGTGGCTTCAAGCGCTCGCAGGGCTTCACCTTCCGCACCGGCGGCCAATCGCAATCCCAGGAAGCGGCCCGCGGCGGCGCGGCCAATGACGCCGGCACTGCCCGTCGTCCCCGCCCCGCCGTCCGTATGGACCGCAGCAAGGTGACCGACGTTGAAGCACGCGACGTCGCGTAAGGACTGACCGCCACGCAGTCCCAGACGGCCAGAAACGACAAAGCCCCCGGTCAAGGACACGGGGGCTTTTTTATTGCGTCGTCAGCACGGGCGTTGCCGCCCGTTCAGCCTTATTCCACCGGAATGTTGGCCTGCTTCACGACACCCTTCCAGCGGGTGACTTCGCTCTTCACGAAGGCATCCAGCTCGGCCGGGGTGCTCGGGCTCACGTCCGCGCCCTGCTCGGCCAGCTTGGCCTGCACGTCCGGATCCTTCAGTGCAATGTTCAGTTCCTTGTTCAGGCGGTCGATGATCGCCTGATCGGTCTTGGCCGGGGCAAACAGCGCATACCACTGGGGTACGTCCACGCCCTTCACACCCAGTTCAGCCAGCGTCGGGACGTCTTTCAGCAGCGGGGTGCGCTTGTCACCGGCCACGGCCAGGGCCTTGATCTTGCCGGTCGACAGGTGCGGGTAGGCGCCGAACAGGCTCGGGAACATGACCTGGGTCGTGCCCGCCAGCGTGTCGGTCACGGCAGGGGCCGAACCCTTGTACGGGACGTGCAGCATGTTGGTGCCGGTCGCCAGCTTGAACAGCTCGGCCGTCACGTGCGGCGCCGTACCCTGACCCGCCGATGCGTAGTTCAGCTTGCTGTCCGCTGCCTTGCCGCGCTCGATCAGTTCCTTGACAGAGTTGATCTTGGAGGCCGACGACACGATCAGCAGCGTGGGCGAGTTGGCCAGGCGGCCGATGCCCTTGAAGTCCGCAACCGGGTCGTAACGCAGCTTCTGCAGCGCGGGGTTGATACCGTGCGTGGCGATGTAGCCCAGCAGGATCGTGTAGCCGTCGGCCGGGGCGCGGGCCACGAATTCGGTGCCGATCGCGCCTTGCGCGCCAGCCTTGTTGATCACGACCACGGTCTGGCCAAGGCCTTCGCTCATCTTCTGGCCGACGATACGCGCAAACGCGTCGTTGCCGCCACCGGCCGCGGTCGGGACGACGATGGTGATCGCGTGGTCAGGGTAGGCAGCCTGGGCGGC
This window encodes:
- a CDS encoding Bug family tripartite tricarboxylate transporter substrate binding protein, producing MQLFGHRLSAIVIGLTACGFAASAAQAAYPDHAITIVVPTAAGGGNDAFARIVGQKMSEGLGQTVVVINKAGAQGAIGTEFVARAPADGYTILLGYIATHGINPALQKLRYDPVADFKGIGRLANSPTLLIVSSASKINSVKELIERGKAADSKLNYASAGQGTAPHVTAELFKLATGTNMLHVPYKGSAPAVTDTLAGTTQVMFPSLFGAYPHLSTGKIKALAVAGDKRTPLLKDVPTLAELGVKGVDVPQWYALFAPAKTDQAIIDRLNKELNIALKDPDVQAKLAEQGADVSPSTPAELDAFVKSEVTRWKGVVKQANIPVE